The genomic segment TCTCGACCGTCTCGAACCCGGACGTCGACTCGTCCAGCGTCCACGCCGTCTCGCGGAGTTCCGCCGCGCCGTCGCTGCAGACGAAGACGGCGAACTCCGTCCCCACGTACAACTGCTGGGCCGACTGGAGCCTCGTTCCGTCCGAGAAGGCGGCGACGACGCGCGTGTCCTGCACGTCCCGACACGCCGTCTCGGGGGCGACCGACGCGTCCGCGGCGGCGGCCGTCGCGGTCACCGACCCCACGGCGAGGACGAGGACGACTGCGAGAACCGCGGCCGGCCGAACGTCGACCGACATCAGCCTCTCACCCGCCGGACGTACGCCCCGGCCGCGCCGGTGCAGAGACCGAGGCCGAGGCCGACTCCGAGGCCCGTGACGACGGGTCGAAGCGGCTTCGATTCGAGTCCCCGCGCCGCGACGACGGTCTGTTGGAGTCCCCGGACGCTCTCGGCGAGTTCGGCCATCGACGCCGGGTCGCCCGCCGCGGTCGAAGGCCCCGAGAGGGCGACGACGAGGGCGGTCCCGCCGAGCAACGCGCCCAGAACAGCGAGGCGTCTCACGCGGCGACCTCCTCTCGGGGCGTCTCGTCGTGTTCCGCCGCGTGTTCCTCGATAGCGTCCAGTCGTTCGAGGTCGGAGCGGTCGTACGTTAGGAGCGTCGTGAATGACGCGAGATTCCGTTCGGTGAACGTCATCCCGTAGTTGACCTCCCCGCAGAACGACTTGAGTTGGCGGTCGACCGCCGAGACGTTGATTCGGTAGTCGTCGCCGGAGACGTACGACGCCGGAGCGCGAACCGAGCCCAACGCCTTCTGCGCGCGAGTGGGGTCCGCGTCCGCGAGCGTCTGTTTGCTGACCGACTGGTGGAGCAGGTTCACGCCGTCGACGGCTCGCTTGCCGACGAACGGGAGCAGATAGCCGGCGAGCGACCGGGTCATCGTCACGGCGCGGCCGATGGTCGCGTACCCCGTCCGCTCGCCGTCGCTTCCGAGGCGGAGCGTCGTCACGATGTCTTTCATGTCGACCACCTGCGCGTCGACGTCGTCGTACGTGCTGGGGTCGATCCGTTCCAGCACCGGCCCGGAGACGAGATCGACGATGGCGGACGCGACGTACTCGTTGTACTCCGAGAACCGACTCTCGGCGGCGTCCTGATACGCCAGTCGCTCGTTGTCGACGAGGACGATACCCTCGACGTGGTCCTCCAGACGGTCGAGTCCGTACAGCGCGTTCCACGCCTGCCGCGGCGCCGACACCTGTTCGTCCCCCTCAGAGACCGGGCCGGTCGTGTTCGGCAAGACGCCGACGGCGAT from the Halogeometricum rufum genome contains:
- a CDS encoding FtsZ/tubulin family protein; amino-acid sequence: MPYLFVGAGQAGSAIVDDVFGHRRISRLATPLVFNSTIRDLQNLSNVDRSAWFGVSETDGLVRGETDGFESRVTGGFGRDPKDADSVMEERSDEVTREIRTVLQAQDEPFSYVFVFLGLGGGTGCGIAPHLVESIRESTESDVDVIAVGVLPNTTGPVSEGDEQVSAPRQAWNALYGLDRLEDHVEGIVLVDNERLAYQDAAESRFSEYNEYVASAIVDLVSGPVLERIDPSTYDDVDAQVVDMKDIVTTLRLGSDGERTGYATIGRAVTMTRSLAGYLLPFVGKRAVDGVNLLHQSVSKQTLADADPTRAQKALGSVRAPASYVSGDDYRINVSAVDRQLKSFCGEVNYGMTFTERNLASFTTLLTYDRSDLERLDAIEEHAAEHDETPREEVAA